The sequence ACCAGGAGATCACGTTGTCTGTGAGGCTCGTGCTCCGAAGTCGcatctggccctttaagagcagCGTTCCCTCTGAAGTCGtgtctggccctttaagagcagCGTTCCCTCTGCAGTCCATACATCTCGCTCTGAGGTCGTGACTCGTGTAGATTTACTAAAACGCCAAACATCAGAAGGTAGCCACGCCCCTTTAGAGAGTTGTCGTGTTTTAAGGCGGCCGAACGTTATAATCTAGAGTTCGGTTCAAAAGAATAAAACGGAATTTCAAACGTTGTGCAATCACTTCAAATTAAACTGTTTACTTTAGGACGATATgacattttgggggtttttctcCGTGTCACGGGAAGAGCCGAGATTCGTTTTCCAGATTGTAGGGAAAGAAAATctcgagaagaaaaaagatcaaACGGAAACAAACATTTCCTTTTATAGGAAAATTTTAATAGTTATTCAATGTTCTACATTTTACAGTAAATATACAATTACAAACTTGGCTTAGTTATAGTACTAGATCACTAActgatctttaaaaaagaaaacaaaaacctcaacaaaaaaaattaaaatataacaaaacaaaaaatgaaaaaaaaaaattaaaaacagatttaCACTTCATATCACAAGCCTGACGCCGGCCCTTCACTCTGGACCACACAGCTAACACACAGTCACTTCTCTTCAGTTAAAACACAACCTGACAGGAACAGATATACCAGCGTGTGCAACCGGGTACCGAAATAAAACTTCCAAACATGGGGTTCCTAATACTCGTTCcgtatgatttttattttttttggaagACAAGGAATTTCCACTTTTTGCATCACATCGCGTCAAATTAAAAACTAAGAGAAAAATATCggacagattttaaaaaatcaaaaagcTGCAGCAGAACACCAAAAAGACATTTAAGAGCCGACCGAGAGTTTTAATTCAGACTGGTGGGAATAACGAAGAGACTGCaaggcaacaaacaaaaaagaaaggagggagatggaggagaggaagagcgtCATGGACTTTACCACCTTTCAACGTTTAAACAGtgggaaacaaaaaaagaggccccgcccacaaacaACACGCCCGAGTCCAGCGGTCCATTTCCACTTCGCTGAACGTCGAGGAGTCTTTTGCTTCATCGCTTTGACACGGGAATCACTTTTTAAGAGCATTGGTCCAAAAAAAACCTCTtattagaaataaaataaatcagtatttggtttttttgtagaatttggaaaagaaagaaaaatctcTGTGCTCAAAATATCCAAATTAGATGTAAATGACACCTGtgaattattaatttattacgTTTTGGCTCAAAGCCGTGAACCTTTGTCTAAAatggcttttttattttattttggaaaagtaaaaaaatctcAGTGCTCCAAAATATCCAAATGACTTAGattctgattattattattatttttttacgttTTTGAACCAGGTTGCCTCTTCCAGACTTTGTCCTGCGGCGCCATCTAGTGTTGAAAAATGCTCAGtggacatccccccccccccccccccaaaaatggaCATCCTCCAGTTCGACATGCTGCTATGGCGTCGGGGTCTCAGAAGGTCAGACCGATGGCACATCGAGAGCAGAGGGTTCAAAAGGAGCACGACGTTTGATCCGAGAGCATTTGGCATCCCCGAATTAATTGCTTGAACGGTTTTGGAGGGACGCAAAACGGCACACggtaagattttaaaaaagtgagaaaaggCAAGACAGGAACACGACGACGAGGACTCAGGAGGAAGAAACTTCATCTCTACTCCAAATATGGCACGGCACAAAAAGGGGGCGTGGAGGCTGagtcgtcaacaacaacaacgagtcGTCCGTTCCCGTTCCGTCGTTAACGATATTTTTAAACACGTGGGATTCGATGACGAAAATCTCCACGAGTTTTAAGTCTCGACGTGTTTGGAGGATGCGGAagattacaaatatatttatattaaaagcAAACAGTAGCCGCCACACTGCCGAGCTAGAAATACACTACGGTATAAATATACTgcaggtttatttttatttttttaacgtaGAGATCCGATGCTTTCGTGAAAAACACctgaatattattttatacCCGATACGCTCAATCGACCAGagtgaagaaataaaaaataagacttAATTGAGAAATACTGACAGAAGTTGGTTAAATAAACGGTAATAAGGAACGTTACCGCCGCCGAGAGAAAACACACCGTatggattctttttttaaatttaactgAATTAAAAACTTAACATTTAACCACGTTGATCAaatattttgacttttttttgcatCCGACGGCGGCGTTGCGTAACATTCTTTTGAGAATTAAACCTACAAACATCTGGACTAAGAATACCTCGAACATTCAaccttattgtttttttaatgacaatatAAATTGCTTCTTCCTAGCCTAGGTACCTGTTACTTAGCGTTAAattatattcatgtttttgttgttgtcttgtgtCGCAATATTCCCTCACAAAAAGTTATTAAATACCCAAATTGTCGATCTGTTCTACGTCACTTCTTAGCGGTAATAGTTATTGAACGGCGGCCGCGCACAGCCTGTAATCCATATTTTTTTAACGATTACAATAATAagcatttcaaattaaaatgtaaaaaatcaattaaaaacgCTGTAGTTACTGCACGTCGCCAGTTGGAGGCGCTCCCTCTCGTTTTATTGCGATATTCAAACTCCACTTCATCTTTATATACCTGCGCAGTAAACGCTTGTCATACAAATCTGATTATGAAGTAGTCTTATTTTTTTAGTGTAAAtcctgaaataataaaatatgatttattaccCAAGTTATCGCCTAAATATTAAACCCCACCGCCTCGACCAGGTATGTTGGTAGCGACGCGATGAGGTCGTCACACGGCCGTTGAacataaaaacagaaaatgtttATGGATCCACGTctcaaatattatattatactcaTATGATGgatatttatttgaattttttttcttcttttaaatggaGAATAATGTTTAAAAGTCAGTCAGTAAAAGCAGATatgtgtaaacaaacaaataaacgatCAAATggattcttctttttaaaagaaaaaggtctTAAAAGTCAACCGagctgaggctccgccccctttctcCTCTACCCATGAACAGCAGCTCCTCACACAAAGTTAAAAACATCAAGAGAACGACAAACGTGGACCAGCCAGGCAAACGCACATCGACGCCCTCCTCCGATTGGCCCtacacgtggggggggggggggggcgtggccacaTGCCACATGACTCTCATCCATCTACCAGTCTACcagcacacattattaactgtaAGAGCCGTGTTCCTATTGGTCGAGTGTTTGGTTACAGGACGAAGGACGAGTGTTTGTGCGTCTGCTGCAGGCGAGACGCACAAACTCAAACGTCTTGGACCGTGAAATGATAAAAAAGACCTCACTGTGATCacgtgacctcctcctcctcctcctcctcctcctcctcctcctcctctgatctcatctcctctcctcatctcctctcttggCGCCAACACAATCCCTTTAAACGACTTCTCTGCTGTCTGCCATGCACAAACCTAGAAATCCACGTCACgtattgcatgtgtgtgtgtgtgtatgtgtgtatgtatgcgtgtgtgtgtatgtgtgtatgtgtatgtatgcgtatgtgtgtgtatgtgtgtgtgtgtatgtgtgtgtatgtgtgtgtgtatgcgtatgtgtatgtatgtgtgtgtgtgtatgtatgtgtgtgtgacaccatAAACTGGAAGGTATCGTGTAGTAAGTGCCACTAAGTGAACACAggagcccctgtgtgtgtgtgtgtgtgtgtgtgtgtgtgtgtgtgtgtgtgtgtgtgagcgtgaccAACCCGCTCTGTCGACCCGCGGTTATTATAAATATTCGTACATTTTTCTAAACTCATTGACTTACGCTAAAAAGTTAGATTCACGACGTGCTAGCCTGCGGCGAGACGCGCGATGTTGTCTTTCGCGTTGCCGTGGTAACGGGCCAGCGAGCGCTCACGCGACGACGGGCTGGAAGACGACGGAAGATTAAACCGaagagggaaaagaaaaaggtaatAAAGTGAATGAAAGAAACTTAAATAACCCAGAAAACTAATAATATCGATCGTAACGGTTAAAAAACTTGTGCTGAGATCGAGTCGTTCAGAACTTTGGCAGCATAAGTCAATAAATCTTggtagtgatgaagatgatgaagatgatgaggaaTAAGTGCCCAATATATTCCAGCcagctgagcagcagcagcggtaaggaccacacacgcacacacacacacgcacacacacggaaacAGGAGCAGGTGACACCTGTGATTGGTCAAGAGTCCTTCTGGAGTTCCAATGACAcacattgaaaaaataaatgaataaaaaacagatgataaaaaaataaccgtataaaataaaaaaaggtaatgACTGGTTGGCAAATGAacgagagaaaaaataaaagcagctttttttgtgtgtgtaaaaacgTTAGAGAATGTCGCGtactaacaataacaataatagtaaAGTGGCTGTTGCACTTTAGTTTTGTTCTTGCAGACAGGTTCCAGGTTCCCATGGTTACCAGTGAGAGCCCGTGTAAGATTTGAGCAGTTTGCATACGATGGTGAACTCCAGATCTgacgggaagaagaagaagaagacttttAGGCCTCAGACGTCTGGaggaaataatgtaaaaaaataagaaataatgtAATATTCTTTTGAGAAATAATCCACAAACATCTGAACTAAGAATACCTCAAACATTCAACCTTATTGTTATTGATTTACAGTATAAAATGCTTCTTCCTAGCCTGGGTACCTGTTACTTAGCATAACATTATAGTCATCACGGTTGTTGTCGTTTATTTTTTGGTCTTATGTCGCAATATTCCCACAAAAGTTATTAAATACACAAATTGTCGATATGTTCTACGTCACTTAGCAGGTAACTGTAATAATTATTGAACAGAGGTGCGTACAGAGCCTGTAAtccatatttttaaataattacaataataaaattaataataaacaataattaaatcaataaaaaatgcTGTAATTACTgcacattaatatataaaatataatatttatatatataatattatatattgtatatatattatatttataatatattatacatatataatatattatatatatctgaaCAGGAAAtgctgaaatattaaaatattaattatgaCCCAAGTATCACCTAAATATCAAAGGCCTCAGACCTCAGGAGGgaataagaaatgtaaaaataaaatgaaataaagtggACGAACACCTGAAAAGGGGGACCACTCACATGATGGTGGGGCTCTACCAGTGAGGCGGTACGTAGCTGTACCCAGGTGTGCCTTGGGGCCTGTAGGTGGGCATGGTGATGGTGTGACCTCCGATCTGGGCGTGCTGGGGCGTCGTCAACAGGGTCCCTGTGGGGAGGAAAGCACAGCGGCAACTCTCGGTGAGACGACGGATACCTTTGTTTACATTCCTTCAAGTGTTTTTGGTATAATTTTTAAGAGAACAAAACAAGAGAACTCTGAAGAGAACTTTTAAAAACAAGAGAACTCTTAAAAAAAGGAGAATTCTCAAACCAACATTTCCATAATAAATCACAGAGTTCATCCATTCGCCCCTAAGATCGTGTCTGAAAACCCATAAagtcaataaataaacattggGGTCCCGTCTTACCGGCGCTCATGGCCATGGTTGTCCCGGTGACCATCCCCATGGCGGCCATGGCGTTGCGGGGAGCGTTGACGGGCACGGGCGCCGGGTAGAGCGCCGCGGACGGGATGCTGTTGGGCTGCACCACGGTGGTGTGGTGGATCACGTGGGGCTGCGCCGCGTACACCGGCTGCGTGTAGTACgctccctgggggggggggggagagtgtgtgagtgagtgtgtagtacGCTCCCTGAGGGGggggagagtgagtgagagtgtgtgtgtgtgtgtgtgtgtgtagtacgctccctgggggggggagagtgagtgtgagtgagtagTACGCTccctgagggggaggagtgagtgtgagtgtagtACGCTCCTGAGGGGggcgagagagtgagtgagtgtgagtgtgtagtatgCTCCTGAgggggagagtgagagtgtgtgagtgagtagtACGCTCCTGAGGggaagagtgagtgtgtgagtgtgtagtacgCTCCCTGAGGGGgggcgagagagtgagagtgagtgtgtgagtgtgtagtatgctccctgaggggggggggagagtgagagtgtgtgagtgagtagtACGCTCCCTGAGGGGgggcgagagagtgagagtgagtgtgtgagtgtgtagtacgCTCCCTGAGGGGgggcgagagagtgagagtgagtgtgtgagtgtgtagtacgctccctgaggggggaggaggtgtagTACGCTCCTGAGGGgggcgagagagtgagagtgagtgtgagtgtgtacgctCCTGAgggggagtgagtgagtgtgtgagtgtgtagtatgCTCCCTGAGGGGgggcgagagagtgagagtgagtgtgtagtacgctccctgaggggggggggggagtgagtgagtgtgtgagtgtgtagtacgCTCCCTGAGGGGggggagagtgagtgagtgtgtgagtgtgtagtacgCTCCCTGAgggggagtgagtgagtgtgtgagtgtgtgagtgtgtagtacgCTCCCTGAGGGGgggcgagagagtgagagtgagtgtgtgagtgtgtagtacgctccctgagggggaggagtgagtgtgtgagtgtagtaCGCTCCTGAGGGGgcgagagtgagagtgagtgtagTACGctcctgagggggaggaggagtgtgtgagtgtgtagtacgctccctgaggggggggggagagtgagtgagagtgagtgtgtgtgtggcgagagagtgtgtgtgtgattgtttgagtgagtgtgtgagtgtgtgcagtaCGCTccctgagggggagggggagtgagagtgagtgtgtgtgtggtgagagagtgtgtttgtgtgtgtgagtgtgagagtgtgcgtgagtatgtgtgagtgtgtgtgtgtagagtgagtgtgtagtacgctccctgagggggggggagagtgagtgtgagtgagtgtgtagtacgctccctgaggggggggggagagtgagtgtgagtgagtgtgtagtacGCTCCCTGAGGGGgggcgagagagtgagagtgagtgtgtgagttagTAGTACGCTccctgaggggggaggaggaggtgagtgagtAGTACGCtcctgaggggggaggaggagtgtgagtgTAGTACGCTCCTGAGGGgggcgagagagtgagagtgagtgtgtgagtgtgtagtacgctccctgaggggggggggagagtgagtgagagtgagtgtgtgtgtggcgagagagtgtgtgtgtgtgtgtgtgattgtttgagtgagtgtgtgagtgtgtgtagtacgctccctgagggggggaggggggagtgagagtgagtgtgtgtgtggtgagagagtgtgtctttgtgtgtgtgagagtgagtgagtgagtgagtgagtgagtgtgtgtgtagtaaagaAAATGGTAACTCAGTCTccgtacctgtgtgtagaggttCTGCTGAGGGTAGGCACTGCGGATGGGGTACATGGCTGTTGGGTATGGGGTGGGCGTGGGGGTGTAGGGGGGGGGCGCTCCATTGGACTGGGCGGGGGGCACTTTGTACTGGGTGCCCGCTGAAGTGTatcctaaaaaaacaacaacaacaggaaagagagaaagatttgaaaaaaatatagagaacaaaaagatgaacacactcacacacatgtgatGATTATAAGTGCTGCTTTACcacaatggacacacacacacacacacacactcacactcacacacacacacacactataatcaCATAATCAGAATGCTATCATGAGGAGTTGTAGGacgtgtgtgttttatgaatgactttactCTCGTATAAATAACCAAACGCTTCGGTGGAAACCATCGTGATCTGATTTTTAAGTTCACAGGACGGCTCCGGCTCTCACGCTACAGTAAAATGTTAATACTTTGGGATTTGAATCGTCGCTGCTCGGACAAAACAATCATTTATGATGAATTATAAACGATAATCATGAGTTGCAGCCGTTTTCTCTTTACGGCGTTTCCTACATCATCCACCAGATGGGGGACTGGCGCTGTCTGTTTATCTTTTAAAAGAGTCTAAAGACTCTAAACAAGCCAAAAGGGTTTTATGCGACGACAAAAGAGACTAATTTAACCAATATTTTGAAGATTACTGTGAAGAGTGTCGCTCTGTAGTCAATAATCAACATTTTATGGATAATATCCACGCAGCCGGAGCGGCacacaacatttaaatgaaGTCACCGTTGAAATGTATTATTTCTGACAGCCGGCTTGAGAAAGCACGAGGTTTCCTTAAGGACAGCGAAGGCATCGGCTCC comes from Pseudoliparis swirei isolate HS2019 ecotype Mariana Trench chromosome 20, NWPU_hadal_v1, whole genome shotgun sequence and encodes:
- the fam168a gene encoding protein FAM168A isoform X6, whose product is MNPVYSPVQPGTPYGNPKNMAFAAYPGGYPAAAPTYTPNLYQTGSPGYPPGYTSAGTQYKVPPAQSNGAPPPYTPTPTPYPTAMYPIRSAYPQQNLYTQGAYYTQPVYAAQPHVIHHTTVVQPNSIPSAALYPAPVPVNAPRNAMAAMGMVTGTTMAMSAGTLLTTPQHAQIGGHTITMPTYRPQGTPGYSYVPPHW
- the fam168a gene encoding protein FAM168A isoform X4, which gives rise to MAGGHPTDKFSFMYQPDTHKSWIVALRIESLGFMCDDDKNRLASAMNPVYSPVQPGTPYGNPKNMAFAAYPGGYPAAAPTYTPNLYQTGSPGYPPGYTSAGTQYKVPPAQSNGAPPPYTPTPTPYPTAMYPIRSAYPQQNLYTQGAYYTQPVYAAQPHVIHHTTVVQPNSIPSAALYPAPVPVNAPRNAMAAMGMVTGTTMAMSAGTLLTTPQHAQIGGHTITMPTYRPQGTPGYSYVPPHW
- the fam168a gene encoding protein FAM168A isoform X5 produces the protein MHTGGIFFYFFDPKCKNRLASAMNPVYSPVQPGTPYGNPKNMAFAAYPGGYPAAAPTYTPNLYQTGSPGYPPGYTSAGTQYKVPPAQSNGAPPPYTPTPTPYPTAMYPIRSAYPQQNLYTQGAYYTQPVYAAQPHVIHHTTVVQPNSIPSAALYPAPVPVNAPRNAMAAMGMVTGTTMAMSAGTLLTTPQHAQIGGHTITMPTYRPQGTPGYSYVPPHW